From Bdellovibrio bacteriovorus, a single genomic window includes:
- a CDS encoding ABC transporter permease: MSSNEITMNEIEIDTGLSLEERAKIEKAQPMWKMVLTQFMEHKAAVAGAVVISFLMLIAIFANQIQSITDLDPDAQNVGNRYLAPMTTAQVGQDVRETDIERYITVHPETADKIQKALIEKGIVQVAEADAIYELAAQDVKQAVSHLESLNLAEATGLISLFKNFETFHLFGTDELGRDVFIRLVYGTRVSMGVGVLVAIASALVGLLIGSIAGFYGGLIDTVLMRVTDALLSLPHIPVLIVIAAIDLTKIPWLKALVSTSNESVFKMIIILCIFSWMTVARLVRGSILSIREREFVLAARTLGAKDSTIIVRHMFPNVIAPILVSITLGVGESILFEAALSFLGLGIMPPMPSWGNMLNNAQELIYQAPFLAILPGVMILITTISFNYLGDGLQNAIDPKAIRR, from the coding sequence ATGAGTTCAAATGAAATCACAATGAATGAAATTGAAATCGACACCGGCCTTTCCCTTGAGGAACGCGCCAAAATTGAAAAAGCCCAGCCCATGTGGAAAATGGTGCTTACGCAGTTTATGGAGCATAAAGCAGCCGTAGCCGGTGCTGTTGTTATCAGTTTCCTGATGCTGATTGCGATCTTTGCAAATCAAATTCAAAGCATCACAGATTTAGACCCCGATGCACAGAACGTAGGAAACCGTTATTTAGCGCCCATGACAACGGCGCAAGTAGGTCAAGACGTTCGTGAAACTGATATCGAACGCTACATCACGGTCCATCCAGAGACCGCTGATAAAATTCAAAAAGCCCTTATCGAAAAAGGCATTGTGCAAGTTGCAGAGGCCGATGCGATTTATGAGCTAGCGGCTCAAGATGTAAAACAAGCCGTATCTCATCTTGAATCTTTGAACCTGGCAGAAGCTACAGGCTTGATTTCATTATTTAAAAACTTTGAGACCTTCCATCTTTTTGGAACAGATGAATTGGGCCGCGATGTTTTCATTCGTCTGGTCTATGGAACGCGCGTTTCTATGGGTGTCGGCGTCCTTGTCGCCATCGCCTCTGCTTTGGTGGGACTTCTTATCGGCAGTATCGCGGGCTTCTATGGCGGACTGATTGACACTGTTTTAATGCGTGTCACGGATGCCCTTCTTTCTTTACCGCACATCCCGGTTCTTATCGTGATTGCCGCCATCGATTTGACTAAGATCCCTTGGCTGAAAGCTTTGGTAAGCACATCGAATGAGAGTGTCTTTAAGATGATCATCATCCTTTGTATTTTCTCTTGGATGACGGTCGCGCGCTTAGTGCGAGGAAGTATTCTTTCAATTCGTGAGCGTGAGTTCGTCTTAGCCGCAAGAACACTCGGCGCAAAAGACAGCACCATCATCGTACGTCACATGTTCCCGAACGTGATTGCTCCCATTCTGGTTTCCATCACTTTGGGCGTGGGCGAATCCATCCTGTTTGAAGCTGCTTTAAGTTTCCTTGGATTGGGTATCATGCCGCCGATGCCAAGCTGGGGAAATATGCTTAACAATGCGCAAGAACTTATTTACCAAGCTCCGTTCTTAGCCATTCTTCCCGGTGTGATGATCCTTATCACGACTATCAGCTTTAACTATCTTGGCGACGGCTTACAAAACGCCATTGATCCAAAAGCTATTCGTCGTTAA
- a CDS encoding ABC transporter permease, translated as MTTFITRRILQTLAVIAVLSYVCFYLMSLMPGDPVDMMVASNPKITAEDVARLKALYGLDQPVYKRYANWVASIAQGDLGYSRTYRVPVQELMGPRLWNTFILSFASLALSLLIAIPLGVISALKPGSKTDYFVNLFSFAGISIPSFWLAIVLIIIFAVKIPILPAGGTQTIGAGPMGFWADLADRSVYLILPVLSLAIQQIGRFSRFTRSAMLEAMRNDFIRTARAKGLSRRRVIWQHGFRNALIPLITILALSFSGLFSGAILTETVFAYQGVGKLVYDSIIGNDYNVAMISFVISVSMVLLANLLADILYGFADPRISYQ; from the coding sequence ATGACTACATTTATTACCCGTAGAATCTTACAAACACTCGCTGTGATTGCCGTGCTTTCGTACGTGTGTTTTTATTTGATGAGCTTAATGCCCGGGGATCCTGTAGACATGATGGTCGCTTCGAATCCTAAGATCACTGCTGAAGACGTAGCCCGTCTGAAAGCTTTGTATGGTTTAGACCAGCCCGTTTACAAAAGATACGCAAACTGGGTGGCTTCTATCGCCCAAGGTGATTTGGGTTACAGCCGTACCTACCGTGTTCCTGTTCAAGAACTTATGGGGCCTCGCCTTTGGAACACATTTATTCTTTCTTTTGCCTCCTTGGCACTTTCGTTATTGATCGCAATACCGCTGGGTGTGATTTCGGCGCTGAAACCAGGAAGTAAGACAGATTACTTCGTGAATCTTTTCTCTTTTGCCGGCATCTCCATTCCCTCTTTCTGGCTAGCGATTGTTTTGATTATTATTTTCGCCGTGAAGATACCTATTCTTCCTGCGGGCGGCACTCAAACTATTGGTGCGGGCCCTATGGGTTTTTGGGCGGATCTTGCGGATCGTTCTGTCTATCTCATTCTTCCGGTTCTCAGTTTAGCTATTCAACAGATTGGTCGTTTTTCTCGCTTCACTCGTTCGGCAATGCTTGAAGCCATGAGAAATGATTTTATCCGCACGGCCCGCGCCAAAGGTCTTTCGCGTCGTCGCGTGATCTGGCAACACGGATTCCGCAATGCTTTGATTCCTTTGATCACGATCCTGGCGTTAAGTTTCTCGGGTCTTTTCTCGGGTGCAATTTTAACGGAAACCGTTTTTGCTTACCAAGGTGTGGGTAAACTGGTTTACGACTCCATCATCGGTAACGACTACAATGTCGCGATGATTTCTTTTGTTATCTCTGTCAGCATGGTTCTTTTGGCGAATCTTCTTGCTGACATCTTGTATGGATTTGCAGATCCAAGAATTTCGTACCAATAA